One window from the genome of Micromonospora aurantiaca ATCC 27029 encodes:
- a CDS encoding sigma-70 family RNA polymerase sigma factor, with protein sequence MSPDDDEQVTGWARRAARGDQLAAAAFVRALQAPVWRFLAHLAGPAEADDLAQETFLRALRSLPGFAGRSSARTWIFTIARRVAVDHVRAATARPRVAALPDWQAAAEAAGAVTGGGEDGVVLRGLIATLAPDRREAFVATQVLGLSYAEAAEVCGCPVGTIRSRVARAREDLVAAWSGDARDRRAR encoded by the coding sequence GGTGGGCACGACGCGCCGCCCGGGGTGACCAGCTGGCCGCTGCCGCGTTCGTCAGGGCCCTCCAGGCGCCGGTGTGGCGTTTCCTCGCCCACCTGGCCGGGCCCGCCGAGGCCGACGACCTGGCCCAGGAGACCTTCCTGCGCGCGCTGCGCAGCCTGCCCGGCTTCGCGGGCCGGTCGTCGGCGCGTACCTGGATATTCACGATCGCCCGCCGGGTCGCGGTGGACCACGTGCGGGCGGCGACCGCCCGGCCCCGGGTCGCGGCGCTGCCGGACTGGCAGGCCGCCGCGGAGGCGGCCGGCGCGGTGACCGGCGGCGGGGAGGACGGGGTGGTGCTGCGCGGTCTCATCGCCACGCTGGCGCCGGACCGGCGGGAGGCGTTCGTGGCCACCCAGGTGCTCGGCCTGTCCTACGCCGAGGCGGCCGAGGTGTGCGGATGCCCGGTGGGCACCATCCGCTCCCGCGTGGCCCGCGCCCGGGAGGACCTGGTCGCCGCCTGGTCCGGCGACGCCCGCGACCGCCGGGCGCGCTGA